One Candidatus Eisenbacteria bacterium DNA segment encodes these proteins:
- a CDS encoding tetratricopeptide repeat protein — MGVFFQMLRHWSAAFLVGCLLSAPALAESARAVDSARSSGRELFLADSSSGAGADTALAPKTRFLHRIVEARRLIEKEIDDPQTKPLEKARLLVSIGRIEEAEQVLDSLRPATRDERRDLFLVRAEARLRRYAFAEAEEAIAQAERLDLSSEEAFRLRLSLLDHQENLARIDTLTARRLARDPESVAGLLGRALINFRLLRVDEAEKALEEAFALAVHPENGVRALTGLARIAEKKGAYEEAADLASKALDAGMPDPGILNTIASLLFRLAENGEGIDIARETLAWDPWNEEAHYSLGNGFSKRTYAELEKAFPGAFPDDFTRPLLAEIRGLLAAGRRGEARSHLRAIRSSRPALVDPHILLGSLCWEEGDHDSALAHFRAALERCPEHGRAHNGFAKAMEGKRLRASVQRAAAEREFAETPFPEIPRIEDFVSNYRSLSERHEKRVALSIEPWARFVPVFVEAGASVYIKPLYERLSETPHQGLLRDLRISYDSRLWDDVRGCGGYHTVTGIEDIERSIQRKYNTLLHELTHQVHYVLTPDEKRLIQETYRAAKEKEHGGNRRFLSRYQGSSVFEYFAEGMNSYSSPRSDPYDVREIVRERLHELDPDLEFLIEKLVADTSVGKYLVPAQVVAAHDRIENGKPDEALALLEKALVRSPADEGALSLLAYTHLLLGNADRAIRTAEEAVKTHKTAAGPWIENARAVFHKNGSRSDQIAVLIRAREEVESSQRYLIEQALGEAYLGRGDLEKAKEAYGWVLRYQEDNPEALWGIAVAQGLRSDTAEATASFVRAIRERSGVAELRADYARFLVRHGRFEEAKKQIAEARLLEPRSADAETAAGLLAIYREEWVEARRRLADALAFAPYNDLATILLAHTWIATGDADPAEEILRPVLSAVERNTPPEIVYLERKGEYRAIRTYPAEERWLLYRTASELAAARGDRVGEERSRRLMEQTFR; from the coding sequence ATGGGGGTTTTCTTCCAAATGCTTCGCCACTGGTCGGCGGCGTTTCTCGTCGGTTGTCTCCTTTCCGCGCCCGCGCTCGCGGAGAGCGCCCGCGCGGTCGACTCTGCGCGCTCTTCCGGGAGGGAGCTCTTTCTCGCGGACTCCTCGAGCGGGGCCGGCGCGGACACGGCCCTCGCCCCGAAGACGCGGTTCCTGCACCGGATCGTCGAGGCGCGCCGTCTGATCGAGAAGGAGATCGACGATCCGCAGACGAAGCCTCTCGAGAAGGCGCGCCTCCTCGTGTCGATCGGCCGGATCGAAGAGGCGGAACAGGTTCTCGACTCCCTCCGCCCCGCGACTCGCGACGAGCGCCGCGATCTCTTCCTCGTTCGAGCGGAAGCCCGTCTCCGCCGCTACGCCTTCGCCGAGGCGGAGGAGGCGATCGCGCAGGCGGAGCGCCTCGACCTCTCTTCGGAAGAAGCTTTTCGTCTTCGACTTTCGCTTCTCGACCATCAGGAGAACCTCGCCCGCATCGATACGCTGACCGCCCGCCGTCTCGCGCGCGATCCGGAGTCGGTCGCGGGGCTTCTCGGCCGCGCTCTTATCAACTTCCGGCTCCTCCGCGTCGACGAAGCGGAGAAGGCGTTGGAGGAAGCCTTCGCCCTCGCCGTGCATCCCGAGAACGGAGTGAGGGCGCTCACCGGTCTGGCGCGGATCGCGGAGAAGAAGGGCGCCTACGAGGAGGCAGCGGACCTCGCCTCGAAGGCGCTCGACGCGGGGATGCCCGATCCGGGAATTCTGAACACGATCGCCTCGCTCCTCTTCCGGCTCGCAGAGAACGGAGAGGGGATCGACATCGCCAGGGAGACCCTCGCGTGGGATCCGTGGAACGAGGAGGCGCACTACTCGCTCGGGAACGGCTTCTCGAAGCGTACCTATGCCGAGCTCGAGAAAGCCTTCCCCGGGGCGTTCCCCGACGATTTCACGCGGCCGCTCCTCGCGGAGATCCGGGGACTCCTCGCCGCCGGGAGGCGGGGAGAGGCGCGAAGCCATCTTCGCGCGATCCGATCGAGCCGGCCGGCTCTCGTCGATCCGCACATTCTCCTCGGCTCGCTCTGTTGGGAGGAGGGAGATCACGACTCCGCCCTCGCGCACTTCCGGGCGGCGCTCGAACGATGCCCCGAGCACGGCCGCGCGCACAACGGCTTTGCCAAGGCGATGGAAGGGAAGCGTCTTCGCGCGAGCGTCCAACGGGCCGCGGCGGAGCGGGAGTTCGCCGAAACCCCCTTCCCGGAGATCCCGCGCATCGAGGACTTCGTCTCGAACTACCGCTCGCTCTCCGAACGGCACGAGAAGCGCGTCGCGCTCTCCATCGAGCCGTGGGCGCGTTTCGTCCCTGTCTTCGTCGAGGCCGGAGCCTCCGTCTACATCAAGCCGCTCTACGAACGCCTCTCGGAAACACCCCACCAGGGACTCCTCCGCGATCTTCGCATTTCGTACGACTCGAGGCTCTGGGACGACGTCCGCGGATGCGGCGGCTATCACACGGTGACCGGGATCGAGGATATCGAGCGTTCGATTCAGCGGAAGTACAACACGCTTCTCCACGAGCTCACGCATCAAGTGCACTACGTTCTCACGCCGGACGAGAAGCGCCTCATCCAGGAGACCTACCGAGCGGCGAAGGAGAAGGAGCACGGCGGGAACCGGCGGTTCCTCTCCCGTTATCAGGGATCGAGCGTCTTCGAGTATTTCGCGGAGGGGATGAACTCCTATTCGAGCCCGAGGAGCGATCCGTACGACGTGCGCGAGATCGTGCGCGAGCGTCTCCACGAACTCGACCCCGACCTCGAGTTCCTCATCGAGAAGCTCGTCGCGGATACTTCAGTCGGCAAATATTTGGTCCCGGCGCAGGTCGTCGCCGCCCACGACCGGATCGAGAACGGAAAACCCGACGAGGCGCTCGCTCTTCTCGAGAAGGCGCTCGTCCGCTCTCCGGCCGACGAGGGCGCTCTTTCCTTGCTCGCCTACACGCATCTTCTTCTCGGAAACGCGGACCGGGCGATTCGAACGGCCGAGGAGGCGGTCAAGACCCACAAGACGGCGGCAGGGCCGTGGATCGAGAACGCGCGCGCCGTGTTTCACAAGAACGGCTCCCGCTCGGATCAGATCGCGGTCCTGATCCGCGCGCGCGAGGAGGTCGAGTCGAGCCAGCGCTACCTGATCGAGCAGGCGCTCGGCGAGGCGTACCTTGGCCGCGGGGATCTCGAGAAGGCGAAGGAGGCGTATGGCTGGGTCCTCCGCTACCAGGAGGACAACCCGGAGGCGCTCTGGGGGATCGCCGTGGCGCAAGGACTCCGCTCGGACACGGCGGAGGCGACCGCCTCCTTCGTGCGCGCGATCCGCGAGCGGAGCGGCGTCGCCGAGCTTCGGGCGGACTACGCGCGCTTTCTCGTCCGACACGGGCGTTTCGAGGAAGCAAAGAAGCAGATCGCGGAGGCCCGTCTTCTCGAACCGAGAAGCGCCGACGCGGAAACGGCGGCGGGACTCCTCGCCATCTACCGCGAGGAATGGGTCGAGGCGCGGCGCCGCCTCGCCGACGCCCTCGCGTTCGCGCCGTACAACGACCTCGCGACGATTCTCCTCGCCCACACGTGGATCGCGACCGGAGACGCGGACCCGGCCGAGGAGATCCTGAGGCCGGTGCTGAGCGCGGTGGAAAGGAACACCCCGCCCGAGATCGTTTATCTCGAAAGAAAAGGAGAATACCGCGCGATCCGCACCTATCCGGCCGAGGAGCGCTGGCTTCTCTATCGCACCGCCTCAGAGCTCGCCGCGGCCCGCGGGGACCGGGTGGGAGAGGAGCGGAGCCGCCGCCTCATGGAGCAGACGTTTCGGTGA
- a CDS encoding MTH1187 family thiamine-binding protein: protein MKVIADFSVTPLGVGVSVSKYVAACEKVLEEAGLPHRLHAYGTNVEGDWEAVFAAIRRCHEVVHAMGAPRVGTVIKVGTRTDKDQTMEDKIRSVEAKRRGEV, encoded by the coding sequence ATGAAGGTGATCGCGGACTTCAGCGTCACGCCGCTCGGGGTCGGGGTCTCGGTCTCGAAGTACGTCGCGGCATGCGAGAAGGTGCTCGAGGAAGCGGGGCTCCCGCACCGCCTGCACGCGTACGGCACGAACGTCGAGGGGGATTGGGAAGCGGTGTTCGCGGCGATCCGGCGCTGCCACGAGGTCGTTCACGCGATGGGGGCGCCGCGCGTCGGCACGGTGATCAAGGTCGGCACGCGCACCGACAAGGACCAGACGATGGAGGACAAGATCCGGAGCGTCGAGGCGAAGCGGAGAGGCGAAGTGTAG
- a CDS encoding polysaccharide deacetylase family protein: MRSIFFALLLAVLFREGVAADLSPPRNLEVVEGGEGWVRLRWGAVTDGALKGYRIKYSLSPGVHPSMTDWSGYRAAFSFTTDDGFDDNLVWMKVFDRHDRAFTAFVIPARIGTAGYLRPEDLVTLNAHRHEVGSHTFNHPVLIRNTAFTIRYEGLSGECTLEIDSDSLRTTLGSLGPDLRISLRHPSVRYLADLVDTIDARPEYSCVLDYYPCRLEYCESKYLLPVAAVDIGAAPFQVRTTKGCDSLTLITELVSSKDHLEAVIADSTYRCRSFAYPRHAHDQREMNAVMETGYLGARNGTPFGTYPGYCPVSYSTLDRVSLYQTPMTWGQPPNDSSEAWSRERIRQRIAAWKRDGEWAILYVAHTLADWDSAHVDWVLDEIVADGQVWVAPFGEVAEYVRRFHVTVENPVEGWNDSLTVSAPLRGLPIGPWIHAVVVAYDTAGVESGWSNEVGFRAVVPSVDVERGIPTPSPSFSLAPACPNPTSLGSAISFTLRESGPAVLRVHDVSGRLVATVLDGHLLPGTHEVIWSGTDHSGGRAGAGIYFCRLDTPWGTEARRNVLLR, from the coding sequence ATGCGGTCTATCTTCTTTGCCCTTCTTCTCGCAGTTCTCTTCCGCGAGGGGGTTGCCGCGGACCTTTCCCCGCCGCGCAATCTCGAGGTCGTCGAAGGCGGCGAAGGGTGGGTTCGTCTTCGCTGGGGAGCGGTGACGGACGGCGCTCTCAAAGGTTATCGAATCAAGTATTCTCTCTCTCCGGGCGTCCATCCTTCCATGACCGACTGGAGCGGTTATCGGGCGGCGTTTTCGTTCACAACCGACGACGGATTCGACGACAACCTTGTCTGGATGAAGGTATTCGACCGGCACGATCGCGCCTTCACCGCCTTCGTGATTCCCGCACGGATCGGAACCGCCGGCTACCTCAGGCCGGAGGATCTCGTGACCTTGAACGCACACAGACATGAGGTCGGATCGCATACCTTCAACCATCCGGTCTTGATACGGAACACAGCGTTCACGATCCGATACGAAGGACTCTCAGGCGAGTGCACTCTCGAGATCGATTCGGACAGTCTGCGGACGACGCTCGGGAGCCTGGGGCCGGACCTGCGCATCTCTCTCCGTCATCCCTCGGTGCGGTATCTCGCGGATCTGGTCGATACGATCGACGCCCGCCCCGAGTATAGCTGTGTTCTCGACTATTATCCTTGCCGGCTGGAGTATTGCGAATCGAAGTACCTCCTTCCAGTTGCGGCCGTGGACATCGGGGCTGCCCCATTCCAGGTTCGGACCACGAAGGGGTGCGATTCGCTCACCTTGATCACGGAGCTTGTCTCTTCGAAGGACCATCTCGAAGCCGTGATCGCGGATTCGACTTACCGCTGCCGGTCCTTCGCGTACCCACGGCACGCGCACGATCAGCGCGAGATGAACGCAGTCATGGAAACGGGCTACCTCGGCGCGCGGAACGGAACACCCTTCGGAACGTATCCAGGCTACTGCCCGGTCTCCTACAGCACTCTCGATCGGGTCAGTCTCTATCAGACGCCGATGACGTGGGGTCAGCCGCCGAACGACTCTTCCGAGGCGTGGTCGCGGGAGAGGATCCGGCAACGAATCGCCGCGTGGAAACGGGATGGCGAGTGGGCGATCCTCTACGTGGCGCACACGCTGGCCGACTGGGACTCGGCCCATGTCGATTGGGTGCTCGATGAAATCGTCGCGGACGGCCAGGTGTGGGTCGCTCCTTTCGGCGAGGTCGCGGAGTACGTGCGCCGATTTCACGTGACCGTAGAGAACCCCGTGGAGGGGTGGAACGACTCGCTCACCGTATCGGCCCCGCTGCGCGGTCTTCCGATCGGGCCGTGGATCCATGCGGTCGTCGTCGCCTACGATACGGCGGGTGTGGAGAGCGGTTGGTCGAATGAGGTTGGGTTTCGGGCGGTGGTTCCTTCTGTCGACGTCGAGAGGGGGATACCCACGCCCTCTCCGTCCTTCTCTCTCGCGCCGGCTTGTCCGAATCCGACGAGTCTGGGCTCGGCGATCTCCTTCACGCTCCGCGAATCGGGACCTGCGGTTCTTCGGGTCCACGACGTGTCCGGTCGTCTGGTCGCGACGGTTCTCGACGGGCATCTCCTCCCCGGAACGCATGAGGTCATCTGGAGCGGAACCGATCATTCCGGCGGCCGAGCGGGGGCCGGGATCTATTTCTGCCGATTGGATACGCCCTGGGGAACGGAAGCACGGCGTAACGTGCTTCTTCGTTGA
- a CDS encoding sulfatase: protein MNRDRTSVVEILIRSLGFVAVGWTAAGLAKAVVESVRHGYAGHGHLYLVLWSGASEYRSLIVPFLWGGALVFAVVLLLRRLPEKRRSTVLVLLLLAAAAGALLYFGYRLNRYAMAAFWKEVRNTRSLPPASRTALVLAANLGVAVLIIFHALLFQRVLGALSGIRGRKLHSKSGPLSAAALLFVLLVLGGEAALRPSAHGRPNILLIALDTTRQDHLTPAGYPRETAPRIARLAREGTLFVETVSQAPWTLSSFASMLTGLYPSTHGAYIGTEERLLRRDHVPFVAPRHATLAEIFKNAGYATACEAANTYLRFGLEQGYDHCRVELRPASETADALLTWLEANLERPFFAFLHFNDAHMPNVPPSPYDRIFPTSTGRAHTNEEKWDWQYTKGESLNERAFEEFREHKVAIYDGCIRFMDAEIGRVLAWLEARGLAENTLVGVVSDHGEEFWDHAEAQAAAYRDPRGLYGVGHGHTLFEEQLRLLFVLRGPGVPPGEIVSSRVRAIDLPPTFLDLAGFEPPDRIEGRSLVPLLEGAEEGDRPAFAEAIIYGPDRRALVRDGYKYVWSPDEPHFLFDLEADPGETTNLIGSEPERAESMRSEIEAWLARREGKRPDVRGTLDEETLEELKALGYIE from the coding sequence ATGAACCGAGATCGAACGAGCGTCGTCGAGATCCTGATCCGCTCTCTCGGGTTTGTCGCGGTCGGTTGGACGGCGGCGGGGCTCGCGAAGGCCGTCGTCGAGTCGGTCCGCCACGGCTACGCGGGGCACGGGCATCTCTACCTCGTTCTCTGGAGCGGGGCGAGCGAGTACCGTTCCCTGATCGTTCCGTTTCTTTGGGGAGGGGCGCTCGTCTTCGCGGTCGTTCTTCTTCTCCGCCGCCTACCCGAGAAGCGCCGCTCGACCGTCCTCGTTCTTCTCCTCCTCGCGGCGGCGGCCGGAGCTCTTCTCTATTTCGGCTACCGCCTGAACCGGTACGCGATGGCCGCCTTCTGGAAGGAGGTGCGGAACACGCGCTCCCTTCCGCCCGCGTCGAGGACCGCGCTCGTTCTGGCGGCGAACCTCGGGGTCGCGGTTCTCATCATCTTTCACGCGCTCCTCTTCCAGCGGGTTCTCGGCGCGCTTTCCGGGATCCGAGGGCGGAAGCTGCATTCAAAGTCCGGACCGTTGTCCGCGGCCGCGCTCCTCTTCGTTCTCCTTGTCCTCGGAGGCGAGGCGGCGCTCCGCCCGTCCGCGCACGGGCGCCCGAACATCCTTCTCATCGCGCTCGACACGACCCGGCAGGATCACCTCACGCCGGCCGGCTACCCGAGGGAAACCGCGCCGCGCATCGCGCGACTCGCGCGCGAGGGGACCCTCTTCGTCGAGACCGTTTCGCAGGCGCCGTGGACCCTCTCTTCGTTCGCATCGATGCTCACCGGGCTCTATCCCTCGACTCACGGCGCGTACATCGGCACGGAAGAGAGGCTTCTCCGCCGCGACCACGTTCCGTTCGTCGCGCCGAGGCACGCCACCCTCGCGGAGATCTTCAAAAACGCGGGCTACGCGACCGCGTGCGAAGCGGCCAACACGTATCTCCGCTTCGGGCTCGAGCAAGGCTACGATCATTGCCGCGTCGAGCTCCGGCCGGCGTCGGAGACGGCCGACGCGCTTCTCACGTGGCTCGAGGCGAACTTGGAGCGTCCGTTCTTCGCCTTCCTCCATTTCAACGACGCGCACATGCCGAACGTGCCCCCGTCCCCGTACGACCGGATCTTTCCGACATCGACCGGCCGCGCGCACACGAACGAGGAGAAGTGGGATTGGCAATATACGAAAGGTGAGAGCTTAAACGAACGAGCGTTCGAGGAGTTTCGCGAGCACAAGGTCGCGATCTACGACGGCTGCATCCGCTTCATGGACGCCGAGATCGGCCGCGTGCTCGCGTGGCTCGAAGCGCGGGGGCTCGCGGAGAACACACTCGTCGGCGTCGTCTCCGATCACGGAGAGGAGTTCTGGGATCACGCGGAGGCGCAAGCGGCCGCGTACCGGGATCCGCGCGGGCTCTACGGCGTCGGGCACGGGCACACGCTCTTCGAGGAGCAGCTCCGCCTCCTCTTTGTTCTGCGCGGTCCGGGCGTCCCCCCCGGGGAGATCGTATCGAGCCGCGTGCGCGCGATCGATCTTCCCCCGACGTTCCTCGATCTGGCGGGGTTCGAGCCGCCGGATAGGATCGAGGGGCGATCGCTCGTTCCTCTTCTCGAGGGGGCGGAGGAGGGCGACCGCCCGGCGTTCGCCGAGGCGATCATCTACGGTCCGGACCGAAGGGCGCTCGTTCGGGACGGCTACAAGTACGTCTGGTCCCCCGACGAGCCGCACTTCCTCTTCGACCTGGAGGCCGATCCGGGCGAGACGACAAACCTCATCGGATCGGAGCCGGAACGGGCGGAGAGCATGCGGAGCGAGATCGAGGCGTGGCTCGCGCGCCGAGAGGGGAAGAGGCCGGACGTTCGGGGAACGCTCGACGAGGAGACGCTGGAGGAGCTCAAGGCGCTCGGATACATCGAGTGA
- a CDS encoding N-acetyltransferase, with protein sequence MPEDVFVHEKGLCESDRVGKGTRIWAFAHVMKGAVVGEGCNIGETSFVESGAVIGNHCTIKNGVSVWDKVTLEDYVFIGPNAVLTNDLLPRCKHKKTPDDFLPTLIKEGASIGANATIVCGVVIGRNAMVGAGAVVTRDVPDHVLVIGNPARQRGFVCDCGRRMEPGIRCSCGRLYRVREGRVREEK encoded by the coding sequence ATGCCGGAGGATGTCTTCGTTCACGAGAAGGGGCTCTGCGAGTCGGATCGCGTCGGCAAGGGGACCCGGATCTGGGCCTTCGCGCACGTCATGAAGGGGGCGGTGGTCGGCGAGGGGTGCAACATCGGCGAGACGAGCTTCGTCGAATCGGGCGCCGTGATCGGCAACCACTGCACGATCAAGAACGGCGTGTCGGTTTGGGACAAGGTGACCCTCGAGGACTATGTCTTCATCGGTCCGAACGCGGTCCTGACGAACGATCTTCTCCCCCGGTGCAAGCACAAGAAGACGCCGGACGACTTCCTCCCCACGCTCATCAAAGAGGGCGCGTCGATCGGCGCGAACGCGACGATCGTGTGCGGGGTCGTCATCGGGCGGAACGCGATGGTCGGCGCGGGAGCGGTCGTGACCCGCGACGTTCCGGACCACGTGCTCGTCATCGGGAACCCGGCGCGCCAGCGCGGGTTCGTCTGCGACTGCGGCCGCAGGATGGAGCCGGGCATCCGGTGTTCGTGCGGGAGGTTGTACCGCGTGCGCGAGGGGCGCGTTCGGGAAGAGAAGTGA
- a CDS encoding M20/M25/M40 family metallo-hydrolase, protein MSEEPLRMRAWMGCRFLRSHLVGWLVAACCASPAGAFDGARAKAIVDTIASDAFQGRKSGLAGGRMIEEFAAARFLAWGLEGGGTDGGFFHEFPMLVTEERSAALELLDGPYAPLAFQDGDDFVLATNSGSGERFAEVVLAGYGVSDARRGRQDYGDLDAGGRIVAIVREEPDRAYVWEPAISRDSTLEEAVRRGAAGVLWLRGERAIAGGAVHEGSYRADIPLASIGERVLGHLLAGTGYDVKRYRSDLAKGPLPLATGKRIRLSADVRRVEGGSARNVVGIVRGSDPLLRDETIVVGAHGDHLGIGAHGLVYNGANDNASGTAVVMELARSFAERDPRPARTIVFVVFAAEEQGLLGSRAFVADPPIDLGAVVAMMNLDVEGHGNGKTGIGGAASFPRSFAASSGGSTGARRGARRFWTRLGIFAPARKRATPSRSSPRSARCAAPRGEALARSSSVSARRRDRSRARGSRSSALSAPGSSRSRRARMRPAWNL, encoded by the coding sequence ATGAGCGAAGAACCGCTTCGCATGCGCGCCTGGATGGGATGCCGCTTCCTCCGATCGCATCTCGTCGGTTGGCTCGTCGCCGCGTGTTGCGCATCGCCGGCGGGTGCCTTCGACGGCGCGCGCGCCAAGGCGATCGTCGACACGATCGCCTCCGACGCCTTTCAAGGAAGAAAGAGCGGCCTCGCCGGCGGGCGGATGATCGAGGAGTTCGCCGCCGCGCGCTTCCTTGCGTGGGGCCTCGAGGGGGGCGGGACGGACGGCGGCTTCTTTCATGAGTTCCCGATGCTCGTCACCGAGGAGAGGAGCGCCGCCCTCGAGCTTCTCGACGGACCGTACGCGCCGCTCGCGTTCCAAGACGGCGATGATTTCGTTCTCGCGACGAACTCGGGGAGCGGAGAGCGCTTCGCGGAGGTCGTGCTCGCCGGATACGGCGTGTCGGACGCGAGACGCGGACGGCAGGACTACGGCGATCTCGACGCCGGCGGAAGGATTGTCGCGATCGTGCGCGAGGAGCCGGACCGCGCGTACGTTTGGGAGCCGGCGATCTCGCGCGACTCGACGCTCGAGGAGGCCGTTCGCCGCGGCGCCGCGGGGGTCCTTTGGCTTCGGGGAGAGCGCGCGATCGCGGGGGGAGCGGTGCACGAGGGCTCGTACCGCGCGGACATTCCCCTCGCCTCCATCGGGGAGCGCGTGCTCGGGCATCTTCTCGCGGGGACCGGCTACGACGTGAAGCGTTACCGATCGGATCTGGCGAAGGGGCCTCTCCCGCTCGCGACCGGAAAGCGGATCCGTCTCTCGGCCGACGTCCGACGCGTGGAGGGCGGTTCGGCGCGCAACGTCGTCGGGATCGTCCGCGGATCGGATCCGCTCCTTCGGGACGAGACGATCGTCGTGGGAGCGCACGGGGATCACCTCGGGATCGGCGCGCACGGGCTCGTTTACAACGGCGCGAACGACAACGCCTCCGGAACCGCCGTCGTGATGGAGCTCGCGCGCTCCTTCGCGGAAAGGGACCCGAGGCCGGCCCGCACGATCGTGTTCGTCGTCTTCGCCGCCGAGGAGCAGGGTCTTCTCGGATCGCGCGCGTTCGTCGCCGATCCCCCGATCGACCTCGGCGCGGTCGTCGCCATGATGAACCTGGACGTCGAGGGGCACGGAAACGGAAAGACCGGCATCGGCGGGGCCGCGTCGTTCCCCCGTTCGTTCGCGGCGTCGTCCGGTGGTTCGACGGGGGCGAGGCGGGGAGCGAGGCGTTTCTGGACGCGGTTGGGGATCTTCGCGCCCGCGCGGAAGAGGGCGACTCCCTCGCGGTCGTCTCCTCGATCCGCGAGATGCGCGGCGCCTCGAGGGGAGGCGCTCGCGCGGTCCTCGTCGGTCTCCGCGCGGAGAAGGGATCGATCCCGCGCGCGCGGCTCCCGCTCCTCGGCCCTCTCGGCGCCGGGCTCGTCTCGATCCCGTCGCGCGAGGATGCGGCCGGCCTGGAATCTTTGA
- a CDS encoding TIGR00730 family Rossman fold protein: MRNVCVFAGSSVAASKACLDAARGTGRAIAARGLGLVYGGGAAGVMGALADAALTGGARVTGVIPRFMLEKGLAHAGVRDLRAVWSMPERKAMLLEISDAFVALPGAFGTLDELFEALTGAQLGLHRKPCGLLNVGGYYDGLLAFLDRACAERLLSNEHRALLAAAKTPGSLLDRLARLTASSPASRSLSGLPAAREAACGGRRRR; this comes from the coding sequence ATGAGAAATGTCTGCGTCTTCGCAGGATCGAGTGTTGCCGCGTCCAAAGCATGTCTCGACGCGGCGCGCGGGACCGGACGCGCGATCGCCGCGCGCGGCCTCGGGCTCGTCTACGGCGGGGGGGCGGCGGGGGTGATGGGCGCGCTTGCCGACGCGGCGCTCACCGGCGGGGCGCGCGTGACCGGCGTGATCCCGCGCTTCATGCTCGAGAAGGGGCTTGCGCATGCGGGCGTTCGGGATCTTCGCGCGGTTTGGTCGATGCCGGAACGGAAAGCGATGCTCCTCGAAATCTCCGATGCGTTCGTGGCGCTTCCGGGCGCCTTCGGCACGCTCGACGAGCTGTTCGAGGCGCTCACCGGCGCCCAGCTCGGGCTCCATCGGAAGCCGTGCGGCTTGTTGAACGTCGGCGGATACTACGACGGGCTTCTCGCGTTCCTCGACCGAGCCTGCGCGGAGCGCCTTCTCTCGAACGAGCATCGCGCTCTTCTCGCCGCGGCGAAGACGCCGGGGAGCCTTCTCGACCGGCTCGCTCGATTGACGGCGTCCTCGCCGGCGAGCCGTTCCTTGAGCGGATTGCCCGCGGCGCGGGAGGCCGCTTGCGGGGGGAGGCGGAGGAGATGA
- a CDS encoding serine hydrolase, producing the protein MIQDRERTWEAAGRGRRWLALVLATLLSGYLFAQEPEPEMPRAALVEAEIARIAEEVRGDVGVAVIHVESRRLLAHAGDKRFPMASVYKIPIAVELLTRADRGEVHLDSTLVTLRPEDSRPGSGDIAFLLHSPGVKLSLRNLLRLSLVVSDNTASDLVLRAAGGPKAVTKRMQQLGIVDMTIDRSTLQLLLAWDGLEGALADSAFSWEAYEALVAGLTMDDKRRTAEAASLDPRDTCTPIAMARLLEKIWKGDAVSLESRELLLATMAKSNGSRRLRGMLPPGLPPAPHKTGTMWGGGLATVNDAGIIELPDGLGHLAIAVFINRAEGEVPALETVIAQIARLLVDFFILMPAE; encoded by the coding sequence ATGATCCAAGACCGCGAGAGGACCTGGGAAGCGGCCGGAAGGGGCCGGAGGTGGCTCGCGCTCGTTCTCGCGACGCTCCTCTCCGGATATCTCTTCGCTCAGGAACCCGAGCCGGAGATGCCGCGCGCCGCCCTCGTCGAGGCGGAGATCGCGCGGATCGCGGAGGAGGTTCGGGGGGACGTCGGGGTCGCCGTGATTCACGTGGAGTCGAGGCGTCTCCTCGCGCACGCCGGGGACAAGCGCTTCCCGATGGCAAGCGTGTACAAGATCCCGATCGCCGTCGAGCTCCTCACGAGGGCCGATCGCGGGGAAGTTCATCTCGACTCGACCCTGGTCACTCTCAGGCCCGAGGACTCCCGGCCGGGGAGCGGCGACATCGCGTTTCTTCTTCATTCTCCTGGTGTGAAACTTTCGCTCCGCAATCTTCTTCGGCTTTCGCTCGTGGTGAGCGACAACACGGCTTCGGATCTCGTCCTCCGGGCGGCGGGAGGTCCGAAGGCGGTCACCAAGAGGATGCAGCAGCTCGGCATCGTCGACATGACGATCGATCGATCGACTCTCCAGCTCCTGCTCGCATGGGATGGACTTGAAGGCGCCCTCGCGGACAGCGCGTTCTCGTGGGAGGCCTACGAGGCGCTCGTCGCGGGGTTGACGATGGATGACAAAAGGCGGACCGCCGAAGCCGCGTCGCTCGACCCGCGGGATACCTGCACTCCGATCGCGATGGCGCGTCTCTTGGAGAAGATTTGGAAGGGAGACGCCGTCTCCCTCGAATCGCGGGAGCTGCTGCTCGCCACGATGGCGAAGAGCAACGGATCGAGAAGGCTCCGCGGCATGCTTCCTCCCGGTCTTCCGCCCGCTCCCCACAAGACCGGCACGATGTGGGGAGGGGGGCTCGCCACGGTGAACGACGCGGGGATCATCGAGCTTCCGGACGGCCTGGGTCACCTCGCGATCGCCGTCTTCATCAATCGAGCGGAGGGGGAAGTCCCCGCCCTCGAAACGGTCATCGCGCAGATCGCCCGTCTTCTCGTCGACTTCTTCATCCTCATGCCGGCGGAGTGA